The Linepithema humile isolate Giens D197 chromosome 2, Lhum_UNIL_v1.0, whole genome shotgun sequence genome has a segment encoding these proteins:
- the LOC136998271 gene encoding uncharacterized protein isoform X1, whose product MSEEIILTKDNVWDYLEQIPEERFKAKCKTCKTNLTYANLNNFTRHLRMCHNDHFASRVKENVKNSPDTYYNEAGYCLICTGAVQQEDYSRHMMLHPTQEVVQYVTNKTKEEYYTQTDVFELKCTLNNCNIRMPCHITENIKCHISKHNKASELEKIDTGSIYVPNKITDVQDLWKNYTCDDRNFFVNCKFPECQFLGFYIDINLTKFCKHVEDHHGKVFAYEKQNGNQFPRMYFKYRNEEYSECCLCASYTSISTVIYALYYHLETRHPGTPNFHHTVSWGWKYCKKSNITQVECNFCSELIDIDVDLKNLNHHTENTHMKEPTSTEKAHEIAGPSKSQQEKKSKKKFINFIGIIKGE is encoded by the exons ATGTCTGAAGAAATTATCTTAACTAAAGACAATGTGTGGGATTATTTGGAACAGATTCCCGAAGAGAGATTTAAAGCGAAGTGCAAGACGtgcaaaacaaatttaacTTACGCcaatcttaataattttacaagacATTTAAGAATGTGCCATAATGATCATTTCGCTTCCAGAGTAaaggaaaatgtaaaaaattcaccGGATACATATTACAACGAGGCGggatattgtttaatttgtacTGGGGCTGTTCAGCAAGAAGATTATTCCCGTCACATGATGTTACATCCAACACAAGAAGTGGTACAATATGTAACGAACAAGACTAAAGAAGAATACTACACACAAACTGATGTTTTTGAGTTGAAGTGCACACTGAACAATTGCAATATACGTATGCCTTGTCATATTACAGAAAACATAAAATGTCATATATCAAAACATAACAAAGCCAGCgaattggaaaaaattgaCACGGGCTCAATCTATGTGCCAAATAAGATCACAGATGTGCAAGATCTATGGAAAAATTACACATGTGATGATaggaatttttttgtaaattgcaaatttccaGAATGCCAATTTCTAGGATTTTATATCGACATTAATTTGACAAAGTTTTGTAAGCATGTAGAGGATCATCATGGAAAAGTTTTtgcatacgaaaaacaaaacgGAAATCAATTCCCGcggatgtatttcaagtatcgTAACGAAGAATATTCAGAATGTTGTCTGTGTGCAAGTTACACGTCTATAAGCACTGTTATATATGCCTTATATTATCATCTAGAAACTAGACATCCAGGAACACCAAATTTTCACCATACCGTTAGTTGGGGGTGGAAATACtgtaaaaagagtaatatTACTCAAGtagaatgtaatttttgttccGAATTAATAGACATTGATGTTGacttaaagaatttaaaccaTCATACTGAAAACACACATATGAAAGAACCAACAAGCACGGAAAAAGCGCATGAAATAGCTGGACCGTCAAAAAGCCAACaggagaaaaaaagtaaaaaaaaa tttataaattttataggtaTAATCAAAGGTGAATGA
- the LOC136998271 gene encoding uncharacterized protein isoform X2, with protein sequence MSEEIILTKDNVWDYLEQIPEERFKAKCKTCKTNLTYANLNNFTRHLRMCHNDHFASRVKENVKNSPDTYYNEAGYCLICTGAVQQEDYSRHMMLHPTQEVVQYVTNKTKEEYYTQTDVFELKCTLNNCNIRMPCHITENIKCHISKHNKASELEKIDTGSIYVPNKITDVQDLWKNYTCDDRNFFVNCKFPECQFLGFYIDINLTKFCKHVEDHHGKVFAYEKQNGNQFPRMYFKYRNEEYSECCLCASYTSISTVIYALYYHLETRHPGTPNFHHTVSWGWKYCKKSNITQVECNFCSELIDIDVDLKNLNHHTENTHMKEPTSTEKAHEIAGPSKSQQEKKSKKKV encoded by the exons ATGTCTGAAGAAATTATCTTAACTAAAGACAATGTGTGGGATTATTTGGAACAGATTCCCGAAGAGAGATTTAAAGCGAAGTGCAAGACGtgcaaaacaaatttaacTTACGCcaatcttaataattttacaagacATTTAAGAATGTGCCATAATGATCATTTCGCTTCCAGAGTAaaggaaaatgtaaaaaattcaccGGATACATATTACAACGAGGCGggatattgtttaatttgtacTGGGGCTGTTCAGCAAGAAGATTATTCCCGTCACATGATGTTACATCCAACACAAGAAGTGGTACAATATGTAACGAACAAGACTAAAGAAGAATACTACACACAAACTGATGTTTTTGAGTTGAAGTGCACACTGAACAATTGCAATATACGTATGCCTTGTCATATTACAGAAAACATAAAATGTCATATATCAAAACATAACAAAGCCAGCgaattggaaaaaattgaCACGGGCTCAATCTATGTGCCAAATAAGATCACAGATGTGCAAGATCTATGGAAAAATTACACATGTGATGATaggaatttttttgtaaattgcaaatttccaGAATGCCAATTTCTAGGATTTTATATCGACATTAATTTGACAAAGTTTTGTAAGCATGTAGAGGATCATCATGGAAAAGTTTTtgcatacgaaaaacaaaacgGAAATCAATTCCCGcggatgtatttcaagtatcgTAACGAAGAATATTCAGAATGTTGTCTGTGTGCAAGTTACACGTCTATAAGCACTGTTATATATGCCTTATATTATCATCTAGAAACTAGACATCCAGGAACACCAAATTTTCACCATACCGTTAGTTGGGGGTGGAAATACtgtaaaaagagtaatatTACTCAAGtagaatgtaatttttgttccGAATTAATAGACATTGATGTTGacttaaagaatttaaaccaTCATACTGAAAACACACATATGAAAGAACCAACAAGCACGGAAAAAGCGCATGAAATAGCTGGACCGTCAAAAAGCCAACaggagaaaaaaagtaaaaaaaaa gtaTAA
- the LOC136998271 gene encoding uncharacterized protein isoform X3 gives MSEEIILTKDNVWDYLEQIPEERFKAKCKTCKTNLTYANLNNFTRHLRMCHNDHFASRVKENVKNSPDTYYNEAGYCLICTGAVQQEDYSRHMMLHPTQEVVQYVTNKTKEEYYTQTDVFELKCTLNNCNIRMPCHITENIKCHISKHNKASELEKIDTGSIYVPNKITDVQDLWKNYTCDDRNFFVNCKFPECQFLGFYIDINLTKFCKHVEDHHGKVFAYEKQNGNQFPRMYFKYRNEEYSECCLCASYTSISTVIYALYYHLETRHPGTPNFHHTVSWGWKYCKKSNITQVECNFCSELIDIDVDLKNLNHHTENTHMKEPTSTEKAHEIAGPSKSQQEKKSKKK, from the exons ATGTCTGAAGAAATTATCTTAACTAAAGACAATGTGTGGGATTATTTGGAACAGATTCCCGAAGAGAGATTTAAAGCGAAGTGCAAGACGtgcaaaacaaatttaacTTACGCcaatcttaataattttacaagacATTTAAGAATGTGCCATAATGATCATTTCGCTTCCAGAGTAaaggaaaatgtaaaaaattcaccGGATACATATTACAACGAGGCGggatattgtttaatttgtacTGGGGCTGTTCAGCAAGAAGATTATTCCCGTCACATGATGTTACATCCAACACAAGAAGTGGTACAATATGTAACGAACAAGACTAAAGAAGAATACTACACACAAACTGATGTTTTTGAGTTGAAGTGCACACTGAACAATTGCAATATACGTATGCCTTGTCATATTACAGAAAACATAAAATGTCATATATCAAAACATAACAAAGCCAGCgaattggaaaaaattgaCACGGGCTCAATCTATGTGCCAAATAAGATCACAGATGTGCAAGATCTATGGAAAAATTACACATGTGATGATaggaatttttttgtaaattgcaaatttccaGAATGCCAATTTCTAGGATTTTATATCGACATTAATTTGACAAAGTTTTGTAAGCATGTAGAGGATCATCATGGAAAAGTTTTtgcatacgaaaaacaaaacgGAAATCAATTCCCGcggatgtatttcaagtatcgTAACGAAGAATATTCAGAATGTTGTCTGTGTGCAAGTTACACGTCTATAAGCACTGTTATATATGCCTTATATTATCATCTAGAAACTAGACATCCAGGAACACCAAATTTTCACCATACCGTTAGTTGGGGGTGGAAATACtgtaaaaagagtaatatTACTCAAGtagaatgtaatttttgttccGAATTAATAGACATTGATGTTGacttaaagaatttaaaccaTCATACTGAAAACACACATATGAAAGAACCAACAAGCACGGAAAAAGCGCATGAAATAGCTGGACCGTCAAAAAGCCAACaggagaaaaaaagtaaaaaaaaa tag
- the LOC136998272 gene encoding uncharacterized protein — MSEEIILTKDNVWDYLEQIPEERFKAKCKTCKTNLAYANLSNFAKHLRRYHKIHFASRVEENKKNSPDTYYNEEGKCLICGATVQQEDYSRHMMLHPTQEVVDYVTNKTKEEYYTQTDVFDLKCTLNNCNKRLTCYIMGNTRYHISKHNEAGELKKIDTGSIYVPNKITDVQDLWKNYTCDDKNFSVKCKFPECQFQGCYIDINLTKFCKHVEDHHGKVFAYEKQNGNQFPRMYFKYRNEEYSECCLCASYTSISTVIYALYYHLETRHPGTPNFHHTVSWGWKYCKKSNITQVECDFCSELIDIDVDLKNLNHHTENTHMKEPPSTEKAHEIAGPSKSQQEKKSKKKGIFKGE; from the exons ATGTCTGAAGAAATTATCTTAACTAAAGACAATGTGTGGGATTATTTGGAACAGATTCCCGAAGAGAGATTTAAAGCGAAGTGCAAGACGTGCAAAACAAATTTAGCTTACGCCAATCTTagtaattttgcaaaacatttaaGAAGGTACCATAAGATTCATTTCGCTTCCAGAGtagaggaaaataaaaaaaattcaccgGATACATATTACAACGAGGAgggaaaatgtttaatttgtgGTGCGACTGTTCAGCAAGAAGATTATTCCCGTCACATGATGTTACATCCAACACAAGAAGTGGTAGATTATGTAACGAACAAGACTAAAGAAGAATACTACACACAAACTGATGTTTTTGATTTGAAGTGCACACTGAACAATTGCAATAAACGTTTGACTTGTTATATTATGGGTAACACAAGATATCATATATCAAAACATAACGAAGCAGgcgaattgaaaaaaattgacacgGGCTCAATCTATGTGCCAAATAAGATCACAGATGTGCAAGATCTATGGAAAAATTACACATGTGATGATAAGAATTTTTCAGTAAAGTGCAAATTTCCAGAATGCCAATTTCAAGGATGTTATATCGACATTAATTTGACAAAGTTTTGTAAGCATGTAGAGGACCATCATGGAAAAGTTTTtgcatacgaaaaacaaaacgGAAATCAATTCCCGcggatgtatttcaagtatcgTAACGAAGAATATTCAGAATGTTGTCTGTGTGCAAGTTACACGTCTATAAGCACTGTTATATATGCCTTATATTATCATCTAGAAACTAGACATCCAGGAACACCAAATTTTCACCATACCGTTAGTTGGGGGTGGAAATACtgtaaaaagagtaatatTACTCAAGTAGAATGTGATTTTTGTTCCGAATTAATAGACATTGATGTTGacttaaagaatttaaaccaTCATACTGAAAACACACATATGAAAGAACCACCAAGCACGGAAAAAGCGCATGAAATAGCTGGACCGTCAAAAAGCCAACAGgagaaaaagagtaaaaaaaaag gtaTATTCAAAGGTGAATGA